The following nucleotide sequence is from uncultured Draconibacterium sp..
GCATCAATACTTAACGATCCGGCACAGTTTAATACACTCATTCAACTCGCCTTAAACGACTCCCGGCAAAAGAGCTGGCGTGCTGCTTACCTTGTCGATAAAATTCATGACGAAAATCCGGAGCTCTTGCAGCCCTATCTTCCGATGCTGATTGGGCAATTAAAAACAGAGCAGAATGCCAGCAAACGCCGTCACTGGCTGAAGCTTTTAAGTATGAATGCAATACCGGAAGAACACATCGGTTTTCTATTTGAATATTGCATTGAAACATTTACCTCGGGCAGCGAGGCCGTGGCAGTTCGGGTGCATGCCATGCAAATTCTGTACAACATTTCGGAAATGGAACCCGACCTAAAACCGGAGGTACTGCAATTAATCGAGCAGGAAATGGAATTCCATCCTACTGCCGGCATTCGGTCACGGGGCAAAAAGCTGGCTACTAAATTATTCCGGCAAATTCACCGAAACAGTGGTTAAGAACCGGCTTTATTCTGAAACTTTATAATCAACTCCTGCAATTTGGCATCCAGCTCAGTGTGCAACTCATCTTGCTTGTAGTTTCGCGTAAGAATTATCAGGTTTTGTAAATGTGAGATCTGACGATTTTGTTCGCTTTGTACCGCAGCCGCAAAATTGTCGGGCAACGAGGCAAAATAATCAAGCATAGCAAAACAGTTGTCAGCCATTATGCGCACCTTTTCATTTCCTTTTTCAATAGCCCCGGCACCATAATATTGCCCAGCCATTTGAAACGAACTGTAATCAAGTGGAATTTTCTCGTTCGGAAAAAGCTCAAACATTTTATCGGCCACTTCAATGGTTTTTTCCTTTTCTCCCTTGGCGAGTAAGGCTTGTGCCAAACGCGTAAACATATATTGAGCCTGCATTATATTTATCTGTTTGCGGTTGTACTCATCCATATGAATATCCGGGTCGTTTACATTGCCCCAAACAAATTTATTCATCACATTATCGTAAAGAATATCGGCATCGATTCGTCCGGCAGTCACCCCTTGTTTTGGTGTTCGGATTGGCACAAACCTGTATGCAAGTCCTTCAAACTGCAACCAGTCGAGGAAGTGAATATTTCCGGTAAAAACCAAACTGTGATCGATATATATCGGGCGTTCCCAATTGTTGGCGGCAATCATATTCAGTACGGCCATTTCACTTTTAGTAATCATACTTTTTGTGATTTTAAAACTTACCTTGTCGGCAATTTGGTCGGCATCTTCAGGTTTTACAGTTCCCGAATCCAAAACTTTTTTCTTGTCAACGGTGATATGGAAATCGCGCGACGGCAGGTAATCGTATAGCTCTCCACTGGCAACTTTAACTTTGGTGCGCACATCGTCGCTACCTAAAAACTCCATGGCTTCGCTCAATTCCACCGACCCTTTTATCCGATCCTGGAAAAGCACCGCATCCATACGGCCCATATAATATTTGTCTTTTGTGAACGAAAATGGCACCGGATCAGCCTCGTTGGTTTTAAACTGCTGCTGACGAATGTACCAGTCCATTCCCAGGTAACTGATGTTTATAATTTTAATATCCGGACGCACGCCTTCCACTTCCTGCACATACCAAAGCGGGAAAGTATCATTATCGCCATAGGTAAATAGTATAGCATTTGGCGCACACGATTCCAGGTAGTCGATGGCATAATCGCGTGTCATATATTTTCCCGAGCGGTCGTGGTCGTCCCAGTTTTGCGATGCCAGCACACTCGGCACGGCAACCACCGAAATTACAGTGGCCAGCACTGCTGCCGGCACTCCCTTCAGCACTTTTTTTACTCCGGTATAAACGGCCAGAACACCCAATCCAATCCAAATCGCAAAGGCATAAAACGAGCCCGCGTAAGCATAATCGCGTTCGCGTGGCTGATATGGATACTGGTTGAGATAAACCACAATGGCAATACCGGTAAGGATAAACAGCAACATGGTTACGGCAAATGTTTCTTTGCCTTTTTTGCCTTGATTGTATTGGAAGAACAAGCCCAGCAATCCTAATAGCAGTGGCAAAAAGTAATACACGTTTCTACTTGGATCGTTTTTCATAAACTCGGGCATGTCGTCGCGCGGTCCTGTTTTTGGTTCATCGATAAATGAGATTCCGCTTACCCAATTCCCATTTTGAAAACCTCCGTGGCCTTGTAAATCGTTTTGCCGCCCCACAAAATTCCACATAAAATAGCGCATATACATATGCCCCACCTGGTAACTAAAAAAGAAGCGCAGGTTTTCGCCAAAAGTTGGCTTTTGCAGGGTTTTCACTTCGCCACGATCGCGCACCCGTACGGGAGTTCCTTTTACTTTTCCCCATTCTTTATAAGCCTGAATATGGTTGGCCTTATCGCTGTACATCCGCGGGAAAATGGTTTCCATTTTTGGTTCGTACACCGACCCACCCGGCATTGTTCCGGTAATTTTATATTTCCCGTCTACTCTATTGTATTGTTGTTTTGGATCTTTCGATGCAATTCTCGGAGCATTGTAATAAGGTCCTTTTGCCAATGGCCGGTCGCCATATTGTTCTCGATTCAAGTAGCGTACAAGAGCAAACGCATTATCGGGTGCATTCTGGTTCATTGGCGGATTTGCCGACGCACGAATAACGATGAGTGCAAACGATGAATAGCCGATCAGAATTACAATAAACATGGTAAGTGCAGTATTCAGCACTACTTTATTTCTTTTTCTGGTGTAATTGATTCCCCAAACAGAACCGGCTACCAACAAAGCACCCATAAACAATATTCCTGAGTTAAACGGCAATCCGAATGCATTGACAAAAATGCGGTCGAAGATAAAAGCAATGCGTGGTACTCCCGGAATAATTCCATACTGAATACCCAGCAAAATACACATCGAGGCTGCCAGCGCATAAAACACACCTTTCCACGAAAATTCGTATTTTTTGAAATAATAAACCATTCCGATGGCCGGAATTGCCAGCAGATTCAGCAAGTGAACGCCAATTGACAAACCCATTAAATATGCAATAAGTACTAACCAGCGGTTTGCATATCTTTCGTGCGCCACATTTTCCCATTTCAAAATGGCCCAAAATACCATGGCCGTAAACAGCGACGACAGTGCGTAAACTTCGCCTTCGACTGCCGAAAACCAAAACGAATCGGTAAAAGTAAAAGCCAGCGCTCCAACCAAACCACTTCCACACACGGCAATTTGCTCGCCGGTGTTTAGTTTTTCCTCCGCGAAAAGTTTACGGGCAAGATGTACGATCGTCCAGTACAAAAACATGATTGTTGCAGCACTTGCAATAGCCGACATCGAATTCACCATAACAGCGGCCTTGGTAGCATCGGGAGCAAACAATGTAAATATCCGTCCCAAAATCATAAAGGTAGGCGCACCCGGCGGGTGACCAACTTCCAGTTTAAAAGCACTTGTTATAAACTCTCCGCAATCCCACCAGCTAACTGTGGGTTCAAGAGTAGCAAAATAAGTTATACAAGCGACAATAAAAACAAGCCAACCAAGAATATTATTGATTAATTTTGTGTGTTGCATGATCTGCATTTTATTTTTGAACAAAGGCAAATATAAGCTTTTAAACAGGAATGCTGCGAACATAATAATGAAATGCAGACAAGTAAATTTTAGAAAGAGCTAATTTTTTTTTGACCAGATATTGCAGAATAAAATTTTTTTATACTTTTGCAGCGTCTTTAACAAAAAGGCACATCAAGGACTGACCCATGGTGTAATTGGCAACACGTCTGGTTTTGGTCCAGAAGAGTCCAGGTTCGAGCCCTGGTGGGTCAACCACGAAAGCCTGCAGATTTTACTGCAGGCTTTTTTTTATGGGTGAAAAAATCTCACAAAATGAGCCAGCCAAATTAATGGCCACTATAAAAACAAAAAGCTCCGACCAATGGCCGGAGCTTTTCTATTATCGAGATAAAGTATTCTACTCTTTGTATTCGTCCCAGCTCACCACTTTAATGTCCTCGAGGCTGTATTTGCAAATTCCGGAAAGGAACGCACTTGCAACACGAGCATTGGTAATTAGCGGGATGTTATAATCAATTGCACTACGACGAATCGTATAACCATTTTTCAACTCACGGTTAGTGTGGTTTTTCGGGATATTAACCACAAGATCAATCTTTTTATTCTTGATCATCTCAATAGTATTTGGCGACTGATCTTCTTCATCGGGCCAATACACCAGGGTATTTTCAATGCCATTATCGCAGAAAAATTTATGTGTTCCCTCGGTGGCAAAAATATTATAACCTTTTTCAACCAACATTCGGGTGCTGTTCAGCAACTCCAGCTTGCCACGCGAAGGTCCGGATGAAATCAAAATATTCTTTTTAGGGTAATTGTACCCTACCGACATCATTGCCTTTATAATTGCTTCGTAGTAGGTTTCGCCAATACAACCAACCTCTCCGGTCGACGACATGTCAACACCCAAAACAGGGTCGGCTTTCAGCAATCGTGCAAACGAGAACTGCGGGGCTTTAACACCCACATAATCCAATTCGAACAACGACTTGTCTGGTTTCGGCACATCAATTCCCAACATTACTTTCGTGGCAATTTCAATCAGGTTAAGTTTCATAACCTTCGAAACAAATGGGAAACTTCGCGAGGCACGCAGGTTACACTCAATAACTTTAATATCGTTATCTTTTGCCAGGAACTGCATATTAAAAGGTCCGGTAATTTCCAGTCCTTTTGCAATCTGACGAGCGATTTTCTTTACCCTACGAATGGTTTCAACATATAGTTTCTGCGGCGGGAAAACGATGGTAGCATCGCCCGAGTGAACTCCGGCAAACTCTACGTGCTCCGAAATGGCATAAGCAACCATCTCGCCTTTATTGGCCACTGCGTCAAGCTCTATTTCTTTGGCCTGCTCGATAAACTCGGTAACAACCACCGGATGCTCTTTCGACACGTTAGCTGCCATCTGAAGGAAGTGCTCCAGCTGATCGGGATTGGAAACCACATTCATGGCTGCACCCGAAAGTACGTATGATGGACGAATTAACACCGGATACCCCACCTCATCAACAAACTTGTGAATTTCTGCTATTGTAGAAAGGCGTGCCCATCGTGGCTGGTCTACACCCAGGTCATCAAGTAGTGACGAGAACTTTTCACGGTCCTCAGCATTATCAATCTTTTTGGCCGATGTTCCAAGAATCGGAACATTTTGCCCATCAAGTTTCATCGCCAGGTTATTCGGGATCTGACCTCCCATCGAAACCACAACTCCGTGCGGATTCTCCAGGTCATAAACATCCATTACGCGCTCAAAAGTCAGCTCATCAAAATAAAGCCTGTCGCAGGTATCGTAATCCGTACTCACCGTTTCCGGGTTATAGTTGATCATTACCGAACGGTAGCCCTGCTCTTTAATCGTTTTAATGGTATTTACGCTACACCAGTCGAACTCAACCGAACTACCAATTCTATAAGCTCCGGATCCAAGCACAATAACTGACTTGTGATCTCCCAAATACTCAACATCATTCTCGGTGCCGTTATGCGTCAGGTACAGGTAATTGGTCTGTGCCGGATATTCACCCGCCAGCGTATCAATTTGTTTTACTACCGGCACAATACCCTTAGCTTTACGGAAAGCCCTAACTTTCAGAATATCTTCATTAATGTTGACATTCTTACTCCTTAGCACCAAACGTGCTATCTGAAAATCGGAATAACCGGCCTGTTTTGAAGCTTTTAACAGCGGAATTGGCAATTTCTCCAGCTCCTTAAAATTCTTTAATTCCAATTTTATTTTGTGAATATTATTCAGCTTTTGCAGGAACCATCGATCGATTTTTGTTTTCTCGTGAATCTGATCGATAGAGTAACCTTTATTAAAAGCCTCTGCAATAGCAAATATTCGTCGGTCAGTAGGATTTGACAATTCTTCTTCAATTGCTTCGATTGTAATCTCCTCGTTGTTGGCTACAAAACCGTGCATACCAAGACCAACCATTCGAATACCTTTCTGAATGGCTTCTTCAAAAGTTCGTCCGATGGCCATAATCTCACCAACCGATTTCATCGAACTTCCAATAGTTTTCGAAACGCCTACAAATTTGCTCAAGTCCCAGCGTGGAATCTTTACAACACAGTAGTCGAGCGCAGGCTCGAAACAAGCTGTTGTTACTTTGGTAACCGAGTTTTTAAGTTGGTGCAAACCATAACCCAATCCCAACTTTGCTGCTACAAACGCCAGCGGATACCCTGTTGCCTTTGATGCCAGCGCTGACGAACGCGACAAACGGGCATTTACCTCAATTACTCGGTAATCTTCCGAGTACGGATCGAGCGCAAACTGAACGTTACACTCACCAATAACACCAACTCTACGGATAATTTTTATCGAGATTTCGCGTAGTTTATGGTATTCTGAGTTCGACAGTGTTTGCGAAGGAGCCACAACAATACTCTCGCCTGTATGAATTCCGAGCGGATCGAAGTTTTCCATATTACAAACAGTAATACAGTTGTCGTATTTATCGCGAACTACTTCGTATTCCACTTCTTTCCATCCTTTAATCGATTCTTCAACCAGGATTTGAGGCGAATAAGAGAATGCGCTTCCAGCTAGTTTTTCCAGCTCCTCTTCGTTTTCGCAAAAACCGGAACCTAATCCACCCAGCGTGTATGCCGCGCGGATGATGATGGGGAAGCCAACCTCTTTAGCAGCGGCTTTTGCTTCGGCCATATTTGCAGCCGCAATACTCTTTGGCGTTTTTACACCAATTTCGCCCAGCATGTTGGCAAAAATATCACGGTCTTCTGTATCAATAATCGACTGAACCGGCGTACCAACTACTTCAACATTGTATTTTTCGAGGACTCCGGATTCGTAAAGTGCAACTCCGCAGTTCAGCGCGGTTTGCCCACCAAATGCCAGAAGTATTCCCTGTGGTTTTTCTTTTTTGATTACCTCTTCAACAAAATGAGGAGTAACAGGCAAAAAGTAAATTTTGTCTGCAATGTCTTCAGATGTTTGAATGGTTGCAATGTTCGGATTGATAAGAACCGTTTCAACACCTTCCTCTTTCAACGCCTTAAGCGCCTGCGAACCGGAATAATCGAACTCACCGGCCTCTCCAATTTTAAGTGCTCCTGAACCAAGAACAATTGCTTTTTTAATATGTGTTTCTATCATGATGCTTACTGAAATTACATTGAAAGATTATTTTTTCGACTCTACGATATTTTTAATGAATTCATCAAATAAAAACTCGGTATCTACCGGACCACTTGATGCTTCCGGGTGAAACTGAGTTGAGAAAAAGGGCTTTGTTTTATGCCTGATTCCTTCGTTGGTTCCATCATTTACATTGGTAAACAATGGCTCCCAGTCGTCAGATAATGTTTCGGTTGCTACTGCAAATCCATGGTTTTGCGAAGTAATGTAACATTTGTTTGTTCCTTCTAACAATACCGGCTGATTGTGACTGCGGTGTCCAAATTTCAATTTATAGGTTTCGGCACCGGCAGCACGTGCCAGCAGTTGGTTCCCCAGGCAAATTCCCATAATTGGCTTTTCAACCCCAATTACGTTTTTAATGTATTCAACAGTTGCATCGCAATTGGCCGGATCGCCTGGTCCGTTAGAGATAAACAATCCATCAAAGTCTTCTTTTGTATAATCGTAATCCCAAGGTACACGAATAACAGTTGCTCCCCGCTTAAGTAAACAACGAATAATATTGTTTTTTACGCCGCAGTCAACCAGTACCACTTTGTGTTCTCCGTCTCCGTAGACCTCGCGCTCTGTACAACTTGCAACAGCCACAAGGTTTTCTTTATTCGGATCGTAAAAGTCAATTTCATCTTCAAATTCGATCTTTCCAAGCATAGAACCTTTCTCACGTAAAATTTTTGTTAAGGCTCTCGTATCAATATCAAACAAACCCGGTACCTCGTATTCTTTTAGCCAGTCGCTCAAACTTTTTTCAGCATTCCAATGGCTAAATTCAAATGAATAATCTGAGATTATAAGACCGGATATGTGCAATTTGTGCGATTCGTAATACTTGTGAATACCGTTCTCTTTTTTGTTAAAAGGAACGCCATAGTTTCCAATCATTGGGTAGGTCGACACCAGGATTTGTCCGGTGTAAGATGGGTCAGTCAAACTCTCCGGATACCCCGTCATCGCTGTATAAAAAACGACCTCTCCGGCCACCGACTTTTCGCTTCCGAAGGATTTTCCCATAAAAACCGTTCCGTCTTCAAGCGTTAATTTTGCCTGTTTTACTTTGTACATATTCCGATTTAATAATTAAAAAAAATGCGCTTGCCCTAAAATAGTTCAAACGCATTTCAGTTATTCTTTATACTTATTTTCAAATACACTTTCTCAGCCATAATGTTAAGAACATGATATTAAAATCATTTTCCGATGCAAAAATAGAAAATATTCTGAAATTCTTACCTGTCTTTTTATAAAAATGTATATTTTTGCATTACAAATGAATATTTATTCAATGAAGAATAAAGTACAACGACAACGAGAAATCCGAAAAATAATACAAAGAGGCAGTGTACACAGCCAGGACGAATTATTGACTGAACTAAAACGCCGCGGATTCGAACTGACACAAGCTACATTGTCGCGCGATTTAAAAGTGCTGCAGGTAGCCAAAGTGCCACATCCGGCCAAAGGATATGTTTATACGATTCCTGAAAACGGACAATCTGAAAGACAAAATTCAGAACATTTCAACCGTATAAATTACCTGGCCGACGGATTTAAGGACATACAGTTTTCAGGCAATCTGGCTGTTATACGAACTATCCCCGGATACGCCAACAGCATTGCAGCTGTAATTGACTCGGCAAGTCCGTGGGAAATTTTAGGAACAGTTGCCGGAGACGACACTATATTAATAATACAAAGGGAAGGAATATCGAAAAATGATTTGACTGAGGCATTAATAAAAATTCTGCCGAAGCTAAACGACAAATTGTAGTTCGAAGAGATGAAGCGATTAAAAGACATAAAAGTAACTATTGCCGATGAAAAGCACCTGAAGTACATCGACGATATAAACGATGCCATCGACAGTGCATCGCAACAAAGAGGAACCGGTATTGCCCGTCGGACTTATGAATACCTTTCTTCAAAAATGAAGGAGGGAAAAGCAATTATAGCCCTGGATGAAGAAAACTTTGCAGGCTTTTGTTACATAGAAACCTGGCAGGAAAAAGGTTTTGTTGCCAACTCGGGTTTAATTGTTGCCGAAGGATACCGTGGTCTTGGATTAGCCAAAGCCATTAAAAAGCAAGCATTTGAGCTGTCGCGCAAAAAGTATCCAAACTCAAAAATATTTGGTTTAACCACCGGTTTGGCCGTAATGAAAATCAACCACGAGTTGGGTTATCGTCCGGTTACATTTTCGGAATTGACTTTAGATGACCAATTCTGGAAAGGATGCCAGGGCTGTATAAACCACGATATTTTGGAGCGTACCGGCCGAACAAAATGCCTGTGCACCGGAATGTTGTACGATCCGGCCTGGGAGAAACCAACATACGCCAACGGAAACGGAATCAGGAAACGGAGTTTGCTCGATCTTCTGCCAAAACGTTTTACGGGAGTTGCAAAAAAGAAAAATAAACAATCAGATAATAAAAAGTAGAGCGGCGGCTCGCTATTCGACAGACAGCTACAGACTTAAGTTGAATAACAAACGCCGTCGCTCTTTTTAAAGATATTGAGACATGAGTAAAAAATTGGTACTGGCATTTAGCGGAGGTTTAGACACATCGTTTTGCGTAAAATACTTGAAGGAAGAAAAAGGGTACGATGTATACACTGCAATTGCCAACACAGGCGGGTTCTCCGACGAGGAGTTAAAAGTCATTGAAGAACGTGCACTGGCATTGGGTGCGGTTGAGCACATTACATTAGACGTTACCAACGAATATTACGAAAAGTGTATTCGCTACATGGTTTTTGGGAATGTTCTACGTAATAACACGTATCCCATTTCGGTAAGCTCCGAAAGAGCATTTCAGGCCATTGCCATTATTGAGTACGCTAAAGAAATTGATGCAAAATACATTGCGCATGGTAGTACAGGCGCCGGAAATGATCAGATTCGCTTCGACCTTACCTTCCAGGTATTGGCACCCGAGATTGAGATCATCACTCCAACCCGCGATATGTTACTTACGCGTCAGTACGAAATTGATTACCTGAAAAAATATGGTTTCGAAGCCGATTTTTCGAAAATGGAATACTCCATTAACCAGGGACTTTGGGGAACCAGCGTTGGCGGCAAAGAAACCTTAACCACCAACAAAAATCTTCCTGAAGAGGCTTATCCAAGTCAATTGGAAGCCACCGACGAAAAGACTATTGAACTTGGTTTTGAAAAGGGTGAGCTGATTTCGCTCGACGGTGAATTTTACGAAAACGGTCCTGATGTGATCCGTGCACTGGAAGATGTTGCATCGAAATATGCCATTGGCCGCGACACACATGTTGGCGATACGATTATTGGTATTAAAGGCCGCGTTGGTTTCGAGGCTGCCGCACCGCTGATTACCATAAAAGCACACCACCTGCTGGAAAAACATACGCTTACAAAATGGCAATCGTACTGGAAAGAACAGTTGGGCAACTGGTATGGAATGTTCTTACACGAAGCGATGTACCAGGAACCGGTAATGCGCAACATCGAAGACTTCCTTGAATCAACACAGGAAAACGTAACCGGAAAAGTGATCGTAAAACTGAGACCTTACAATTTCGAGTTGGTAGGAATTGAATCGGAACACGACTTAATGAATTCAGGATTTGGCGAGTATGGCGAAACCGTTGAAGAATGGACAGCCGACGACGTAAAAGGATTTACCAAAATATTATCGAACTCACTTAAAATCTACAATAAAGTAAACGGAAATTTATAGGATGATTAAAGTTGGAATTATAGGAGGAGCAGGATACACCGCCGGAGAGCTGTTGAGAATTTTATTAAATCATCCGCAAGCAGAAATTGGTTTTGTGCAAAGCACCAGTAATGCGGGCAACTTGATTTCGGATGTACACATTGATTTGCTGGGCGAAACCGAAATCAAATTCACCGACCAGATGCCTTTTGACGAAGTGGATGTTATTTTCCTTTGTATGGGGCACGGCAAGTCGATTGAATTTGTAGAGAACAACAGTTTCCCTCAATATTTGAAAATTATCGACTTAAGCCACGACTTTAGATTGAAAAGAGAAGGCAACGACTTTGTTTACGGCTTACCGGAATTAAACCGCGAAGAAATTGAGTCAGCTGAACGAATTGCGAATCCCGGTTGTTTTGCCACCGGAATTCAGCTGGCACTGTTGCCATTGGCAGCCAACGATTTGTTGCAGGATGAAATTCATGTTCAGGCAATAACCGGATCAACCGGGGCGGGGCAAAAACCTACGGCAACATCGCATTTCAGTTGGAGAAGCAGTAATGTTTCGGCTTATAAAATTTTCGAGCATCAGCATGAGGGCGAAATCATTCAAAGCCTTACGCAATTGCAGCCGGGATTTGAAAAGGATTTCAACTTTGTACCGATTCGCGGAAACCATACACGAGGTATTTTTGTTGCCTGTTATACAAAATTTGATGGCTCGCGTGAAGAAGCCAACGAGATTTACAAGGATTACTACGCCGATCACCCCTTTGTTTTTGTAACCGATAAAAACCCGGGAGTAAAACAGGTGGTAAATACCAACAAAGGCGTAATTTATTTGGAAAAACACGGCAACAAGCTGGTGATAATCAGCTTAACCGACAATTTAATAAAAGGCGCATCCGGACAGGCAGTTCAGAACATGAACCTGATGTTTGGCCTGGATGAGAAAACCGGACTGAGTTTAAAACCGGTAGCATTTTAAAACGAACGCGGAACACAGATTTTGCAGATTCTCACTGAAAGAAATCAGTGCTCATCTTCGAAATCAGCGTCATCAGCGTTCCAATCAATAAAGAATGGAACTATTTAATGTATATCCACTTTTCGACATCACTCCCGTAAAGGCAGAAGGCTGCTATGTTTGGGATGAGAACGGAAAGAAATATCTCGATCTTTACGGCGGGCACGCGGTAATTTCAATTGGGCACAGTCACCCAACTTATGTTGAAAAGATAAGCAATCAACTTCAGCAAATCGGATTTTATTCCAATTCAGTACAAAATCCTTTACAAAAGGAACTGGCTGAAAAATTGGGCAAACAATCGGACTGCGAAGATTACCAGTTATTTCTTTGCAACTCGGGTGCCGAAGCCAATGAGAATGCTCTGAAACTGGCCTCTTTTATTACCGGTAAAAAGAAAATTATCAGTTATAAAAAAGGTTTCCACGGACGTACTTCTGCCGCTGTGGCCATTACCGATAATCCGAAAATTATTGCTCCTGTTAACGAAACAGACAATGCGGTTATCCTGCCGTTTAACGATATTAACGCAACAGAAGAAGTTTTAAAACAAGGCGATGTAGCTGCGGTAATTGTTGAAGGAATTCAGGGAATTGGAGGGATTTACGTACCCGACAACGAATTCCTGACCAAACTGAAACAACTGACCGAAAAATATGTGGCCGTTCTAATTCTGGATGAAATACAGTCAGGTTACGGACGAAGCGGAAAATTCTTCGCCTATCAGCATACGGATATAAAACCCGACATTGTTACCATGGCAAAAGGAATGGGTAACGGATTCCCGATTGGAGGCGTACTGATTCAACCGGAAATTGAGCCGTGGTTTGGCATGCTCGGAACCACATTTGGAGGTAACCACCTGGCTTGTGCTGCTGCAATTGCAGTTCTGGATGTAATGAAAGACGAAAACCTTGTTGAGAATGCCGAAAAAGTTGGAAATTACCTGATGGATAAACTGGCGACAATTGATGCAGAATTTGAGATCAGAGGAGAAGGATTGATGATCGGTTTGGAATTTAAGAAACCAATTGCCGAAATTCGCAAGAAATTGCTTTTCGATTACGGTATTTTTACCGGTGTATCGGGGCAAAATATTATCAGGCTGTTGCCACCGCTCAGCCTTACAACCGAACAAGCCGACACCTTTTTAGCAGCATTTGCAAAAGTACTTGGTTCGTTCGCTGAATAAAAAATGATTAGAACACGACATTTTCTAAATTCGACAAAATGGAAAATAAAAAAATAGCAATAATCGGGGTAGGAAACATGGGAGGTGCCATTGCACTTGGCCTTTTAAAATCGGGCTCAGTTAAAGCAAGTAACATCTCCGTTTCCGACAGAAAAGAAGCGACACTCAAAAAGATGAGTGACCTGGGAATTGATGCTTTCGACAACAATATCGACGCAGCAAAAGATGCTGACGTGATTATTGTTGCTGTAAAACCTTATCATATTGAGGGAGTAATTAACACCCTGAAACCTATTTTGTCGCCGGAGAAGATTTTCATTTCCATTGTTGCAGGAGTTGGTATAGATGATTTGGGAAAAATGGCCGGAAACGACGTCCCTATTTTCCGGGTAATGCCAAACACCGCAATTGCTTTACAGGAATCGTTAACCTGTATTTCGGCAAACGGCAACACCGAACCTT
It contains:
- the argC gene encoding N-acetyl-gamma-glutamyl-phosphate reductase; amino-acid sequence: MIKVGIIGGAGYTAGELLRILLNHPQAEIGFVQSTSNAGNLISDVHIDLLGETEIKFTDQMPFDEVDVIFLCMGHGKSIEFVENNSFPQYLKIIDLSHDFRLKREGNDFVYGLPELNREEIESAERIANPGCFATGIQLALLPLAANDLLQDEIHVQAITGSTGAGQKPTATSHFSWRSSNVSAYKIFEHQHEGEIIQSLTQLQPGFEKDFNFVPIRGNHTRGIFVACYTKFDGSREEANEIYKDYYADHPFVFVTDKNPGVKQVVNTNKGVIYLEKHGNKLVIISLTDNLIKGASGQAVQNMNLMFGLDEKTGLSLKPVAF
- a CDS encoding argininosuccinate synthase domain-containing protein, which gives rise to MSKKLVLAFSGGLDTSFCVKYLKEEKGYDVYTAIANTGGFSDEELKVIEERALALGAVEHITLDVTNEYYEKCIRYMVFGNVLRNNTYPISVSSERAFQAIAIIEYAKEIDAKYIAHGSTGAGNDQIRFDLTFQVLAPEIEIITPTRDMLLTRQYEIDYLKKYGFEADFSKMEYSINQGLWGTSVGGKETLTTNKNLPEEAYPSQLEATDEKTIELGFEKGELISLDGEFYENGPDVIRALEDVASKYAIGRDTHVGDTIIGIKGRVGFEAAAPLITIKAHHLLEKHTLTKWQSYWKEQLGNWYGMFLHEAMYQEPVMRNIEDFLESTQENVTGKVIVKLRPYNFELVGIESEHDLMNSGFGEYGETVEEWTADDVKGFTKILSNSLKIYNKVNGNL
- a CDS encoding GNAT family N-acetyltransferase, translated to MKRLKDIKVTIADEKHLKYIDDINDAIDSASQQRGTGIARRTYEYLSSKMKEGKAIIALDEENFAGFCYIETWQEKGFVANSGLIVAEGYRGLGLAKAIKKQAFELSRKKYPNSKIFGLTTGLAVMKINHELGYRPVTFSELTLDDQFWKGCQGCINHDILERTGRTKCLCTGMLYDPAWEKPTYANGNGIRKRSLLDLLPKRFTGVAKKKNKQSDNKK
- a CDS encoding aspartate aminotransferase family protein encodes the protein MELFNVYPLFDITPVKAEGCYVWDENGKKYLDLYGGHAVISIGHSHPTYVEKISNQLQQIGFYSNSVQNPLQKELAEKLGKQSDCEDYQLFLCNSGAEANENALKLASFITGKKKIISYKKGFHGRTSAAVAITDNPKIIAPVNETDNAVILPFNDINATEEVLKQGDVAAVIVEGIQGIGGIYVPDNEFLTKLKQLTEKYVAVLILDEIQSGYGRSGKFFAYQHTDIKPDIVTMAKGMGNGFPIGGVLIQPEIEPWFGMLGTTFGGNHLACAAAIAVLDVMKDENLVENAEKVGNYLMDKLATIDAEFEIRGEGLMIGLEFKKPIAEIRKKLLFDYGIFTGVSGQNIIRLLPPLSLTTEQADTFLAAFAKVLGSFAE
- the carA gene encoding glutamine-hydrolyzing carbamoyl-phosphate synthase small subunit — encoded protein: MYKVKQAKLTLEDGTVFMGKSFGSEKSVAGEVVFYTAMTGYPESLTDPSYTGQILVSTYPMIGNYGVPFNKKENGIHKYYESHKLHISGLIISDYSFEFSHWNAEKSLSDWLKEYEVPGLFDIDTRALTKILREKGSMLGKIEFEDEIDFYDPNKENLVAVASCTEREVYGDGEHKVVLVDCGVKNNIIRCLLKRGATVIRVPWDYDYTKEDFDGLFISNGPGDPANCDATVEYIKNVIGVEKPIMGICLGNQLLARAAGAETYKLKFGHRSHNQPVLLEGTNKCYITSQNHGFAVATETLSDDWEPLFTNVNDGTNEGIRHKTKPFFSTQFHPEASSGPVDTEFLFDEFIKNIVESKK
- the argR gene encoding arginine repressor yields the protein MKNKVQRQREIRKIIQRGSVHSQDELLTELKRRGFELTQATLSRDLKVLQVAKVPHPAKGYVYTIPENGQSERQNSEHFNRINYLADGFKDIQFSGNLAVIRTIPGYANSIAAVIDSASPWEILGTVAGDDTILIIQREGISKNDLTEALIKILPKLNDKL